The following are encoded together in the Pseudidiomarina andamanensis genome:
- a CDS encoding DUF4870 family protein: MSDFNHETSSINNIAAQQLAANKQYTQIIYILQLVSLIFGITSIIGVVMNYVKLSEVRGTFLESHFRWQIRTFWFVLLWTVIGGILTMVGIGVLILLAVAVWYIYRAVKGLNALSTNRPMYI; the protein is encoded by the coding sequence ATGTCAGATTTTAACCACGAAACATCATCAATTAATAATATTGCCGCGCAACAATTAGCGGCCAACAAACAATACACGCAAATTATTTACATATTACAGTTGGTGTCATTGATATTCGGTATTACGTCTATTATTGGCGTAGTGATGAACTACGTGAAGTTAAGTGAAGTACGCGGCACATTTCTGGAATCACACTTCCGCTGGCAAATCCGTACGTTTTGGTTCGTTTTACTGTGGACGGTTATAGGCGGAATTCTAACGATGGTGGGAATTGGAGTATTGATACTTCTGGCAGTTGCCGTTTGGTACATCTATCGCGCGGTTAAAGGCTTAAATGCTTTGAGTACAAATCGACCGATGTATATATAA
- a CDS encoding cold-shock protein — protein MSNTVTGVVKWFNEAKGFGFIEQQGGADVFAHFSAIASTGFKTLAEGQRVSFSITQGPKGPQAENIVAV, from the coding sequence ATGTCTAATACAGTAACTGGCGTTGTAAAATGGTTTAACGAAGCAAAAGGTTTTGGTTTTATTGAGCAACAAGGTGGCGCAGACGTATTTGCTCACTTTAGCGCAATTGCTAGCACCGGTTTCAAAACCTTAGCCGAAGGCCAACGTGTATCGTTCTCGATCACTCAAGGTCCTAAAGGCCCACAAGCTGAAAACATCGTTGCCGTTTAA
- a CDS encoding outer membrane protein — MNKWTKCALAVALATSSTLAFAQTASSPSFDFISGGYLSADYEDESVNGFTASFSQSFGNDWFVTADYMTASEDYEEALMDDIIYRAKAEISRLYGNVGYKFYNEGNTTAYVSGGLAWVEAVIKTDTFGDFGADETGWNLKVGVRNRFTDSLEVDASIRHYDVGNLDSQEISVAGRYFINSNVSVGLGYSIVSSEENHTFLTASYHW; from the coding sequence GTGAATAAATGGACAAAATGCGCGTTAGCAGTCGCCTTAGCTACCTCATCAACCTTGGCTTTTGCTCAAACAGCAAGTTCGCCGAGTTTTGATTTTATCAGTGGCGGTTATTTAAGTGCTGATTATGAGGATGAATCAGTCAACGGTTTCACTGCTTCATTCAGCCAATCTTTCGGAAACGATTGGTTCGTTACCGCTGATTACATGACAGCATCTGAAGATTATGAAGAAGCATTAATGGATGACATTATTTATCGTGCTAAAGCTGAGATTTCGCGCTTGTACGGAAACGTGGGTTATAAATTTTATAACGAGGGTAATACCACAGCTTATGTTTCTGGTGGTCTCGCGTGGGTTGAAGCCGTTATCAAAACCGATACATTCGGAGATTTCGGTGCTGATGAGACAGGCTGGAACCTAAAGGTTGGTGTTCGTAATCGCTTTACTGATTCGCTCGAGGTCGACGCCAGTATTCGCCACTACGATGTTGGCAACCTTGACAGTCAGGAAATCAGCGTAGCCGGACGTTACTTCATCAATTCAAATGTCAGCGTTGGTCTTGGTTACAGCATTGTTAGTAGCGAAGAGAATCATACTTTCTTAACTGCTTCATATCATTGGTAA
- a CDS encoding YchJ family protein, with amino-acid sequence MNKPLGKKCPCGGGKYAKCCEPFHLRKALPRTPEELMRSRYSAYARGLADYVATSWHPSTLPKNFSLDDNPQWLQLQLIATGTHGNRGYVHFKAYFQIDDDIGVMEEQSHFVREDGRWYYLEGEVQD; translated from the coding sequence ATGAATAAACCACTCGGTAAAAAATGCCCGTGCGGTGGCGGGAAATACGCCAAATGTTGCGAGCCTTTTCATTTGAGGAAAGCGCTGCCGCGCACACCTGAAGAGCTGATGCGTTCGCGTTATAGTGCCTATGCACGAGGGTTAGCTGATTATGTTGCCACAAGCTGGCATCCAAGCACCTTACCTAAGAATTTCTCGTTAGATGACAACCCGCAATGGTTGCAGCTACAGCTGATTGCCACCGGTACCCACGGCAATCGGGGCTACGTGCACTTCAAAGCTTATTTTCAAATCGACGACGACATTGGCGTGATGGAAGAGCAGTCACATTTTGTGCGTGAAGACGGGCGCTGGTATTACTTAGAGGGCGAAGTGCAGGATTGA
- the trxC gene encoding thioredoxin TrxC: MSDNIIVACPSCHKKNRVATDKPRSEAKCGTCKAPLFTGKAFAVNADEFRLHRDSDLPLVVDFWASWCGPCKQFAPIFEQVAQQYAEKARFVKVSTETEPHLAQHFMIRSIPTLMVVKNGQEVARQAGAMGPAQLVQWLNQHL; encoded by the coding sequence ATGTCTGACAATATCATCGTGGCATGCCCCAGTTGCCACAAGAAGAATCGTGTCGCTACCGATAAACCGCGGAGTGAAGCGAAATGTGGTACGTGTAAAGCGCCTCTTTTTACTGGAAAAGCGTTTGCTGTTAACGCCGATGAATTTCGCTTGCATCGCGACAGCGATTTACCCTTGGTGGTGGATTTTTGGGCGAGTTGGTGCGGGCCATGTAAGCAATTTGCGCCGATATTCGAACAGGTTGCGCAGCAATATGCTGAGAAAGCTCGCTTCGTGAAGGTTAGTACCGAAACTGAGCCTCATTTGGCTCAGCACTTTATGATTCGGAGTATTCCGACATTAATGGTGGTTAAAAACGGACAAGAAGTTGCGCGCCAAGCCGGGGCGATGGGCCCGGCGCAATTGGTGCAGTGGCTGAATCAACACCTTTAA
- a CDS encoding protein adenylyltransferase SelO, producing the protein MPFSPLPFNPEHSYQDLSDQLFAPCEATPVRAPQWIAFNEDLAEQLQIPQELWATDEGLQVFSGNQTPEWATPAALAYAGHQFANFVPQLGDGRALLLTEVLDKHNQRFDIQLKGSGRTPYSRGGDGRSPIGPVLREYLVSEAMHKLNVPTTRALAAVATGEWVQRETAQPGAILTRVAKSHLRVGTAQYVLHLRDYNLLKRFADYVIDRHYPELNNSEAPYLALLESVQLRQAQLIAKWMSLGFIHGVMNTDNMTLSGETIDYGPCAFMEAYEPATKFSFIDKRGRYAYQNQPAIGLWNIARFAETLLPLIDDDPDKAVAQATTTIETFQATYEDFYWKEMSRKIGVSDINTAKPLIERYLNLMQAQQIDFTQAFRFLGDQTPERAQRLFENSDSWQLWFNDWQEATDNSQLHQVNPAYIPRNHLIEQAIQTATNHGDLTIFNRLQTMLARPFIERDEFNDWFEPAKSEERITQTFCGT; encoded by the coding sequence ATGCCTTTTAGTCCACTTCCTTTTAACCCAGAACACAGCTACCAAGATTTATCTGACCAGTTATTCGCACCATGCGAAGCAACGCCAGTGCGCGCGCCGCAGTGGATAGCGTTTAACGAAGACTTGGCAGAACAGTTGCAGATTCCACAAGAACTATGGGCAACGGACGAAGGTTTGCAGGTATTTTCGGGTAACCAAACACCTGAATGGGCAACACCGGCAGCTCTTGCTTACGCTGGGCATCAATTTGCCAATTTTGTACCACAGCTTGGCGATGGTCGAGCACTGTTACTCACAGAAGTACTCGACAAGCACAATCAGCGCTTCGACATTCAGCTCAAAGGTTCAGGCCGCACGCCATATTCACGCGGCGGTGACGGTCGCTCGCCTATTGGCCCAGTACTCCGTGAATACCTAGTCAGCGAAGCCATGCACAAACTCAATGTGCCGACCACACGGGCATTAGCTGCGGTGGCAACCGGTGAATGGGTGCAACGCGAAACCGCGCAGCCCGGCGCCATTCTCACGCGCGTTGCTAAAAGTCATCTAAGAGTTGGCACCGCGCAGTATGTGTTGCATCTACGAGATTACAACCTGCTCAAGCGCTTCGCCGATTACGTCATTGACCGTCATTATCCTGAACTCAACAATAGCGAAGCGCCCTACCTTGCCTTACTGGAGAGCGTTCAGCTCCGACAAGCACAGCTCATCGCCAAATGGATGAGCCTTGGTTTCATTCATGGCGTGATGAACACCGACAATATGACCCTTAGCGGCGAAACCATTGATTATGGCCCATGTGCGTTCATGGAAGCCTATGAACCCGCCACCAAATTCAGTTTTATTGACAAGCGCGGACGCTACGCCTATCAAAACCAACCTGCGATTGGCTTGTGGAATATCGCTCGATTTGCCGAAACATTACTGCCGCTCATAGATGACGATCCTGACAAAGCGGTCGCGCAAGCTACCACGACCATTGAAACTTTCCAAGCGACCTACGAAGACTTTTATTGGAAAGAAATGAGTCGCAAGATCGGCGTTAGCGACATCAATACCGCAAAACCACTTATCGAACGCTATTTAAACCTCATGCAAGCGCAGCAAATCGACTTCACTCAAGCGTTCCGCTTTTTAGGTGACCAAACGCCAGAGCGCGCGCAACGCCTATTCGAAAATAGCGATTCATGGCAACTTTGGTTCAACGACTGGCAAGAGGCGACTGATAACAGTCAACTTCATCAAGTGAACCCAGCATATATTCCGCGTAATCACTTAATCGAACAAGCCATTCAAACGGCTACGAATCACGGCGATTTAACTATTTTTAACCGTTTGCAAACCATGCTTGCTCGCCCTTTTATCGAACGCGACGAATTCAATGATTGGTTTGAACCGGCGAAATCTGAGGAGCGAATTACGCAAACCTTCTGTGGTACTTGA
- a CDS encoding OmpW/AlkL family protein, with translation MKKSLLVCSLVAIIGAAPAYADTFSVNVGAIGVMPSDSSSNLPVVESIAGFENGSTGVTVDNNTQLGITIDYKMTNNWTLELVAATPFTHEIHGTGVLAGMKIGETKHLPPTLLAQYHFDIGSGNVKPFVGFGLNYTTFFEDKVSNELVTTLGALGVATAGDHVDLALSDSFGYALQAGLNWKLTDELGVHVMVSKMDIDTDADVRLNGTTIERVAVEIDPTVAMVGVRYTF, from the coding sequence ATGAAAAAGTCATTATTAGTTTGTAGTTTAGTCGCCATTATTGGCGCAGCACCGGCGTACGCTGATACGTTTAGCGTTAATGTTGGCGCCATTGGCGTTATGCCAAGTGATAGTAGCTCGAACCTTCCAGTGGTTGAATCTATCGCAGGGTTTGAAAACGGAAGCACCGGCGTAACGGTCGATAATAATACGCAACTTGGCATTACCATCGACTACAAAATGACGAACAATTGGACGTTAGAATTAGTCGCAGCAACACCATTTACCCACGAAATTCATGGTACTGGGGTGTTAGCTGGCATGAAGATTGGTGAAACCAAACATTTACCGCCGACGTTGTTAGCGCAGTATCACTTTGATATCGGTTCAGGCAATGTGAAGCCGTTCGTTGGATTCGGCTTGAACTACACCACGTTCTTTGAAGATAAGGTTTCGAATGAACTGGTTACTACTCTTGGTGCACTAGGTGTTGCAACTGCTGGTGACCATGTCGACTTGGCACTGTCAGACAGCTTCGGTTACGCGCTACAAGCGGGCCTGAACTGGAAGTTAACGGACGAGTTGGGCGTGCATGTGATGGTATCGAAAATGGACATCGACACCGATGCCGACGTTCGTTTGAATGGCACAACGATTGAACGTGTTGCAGTTGAAATTGACCCAACTGTGGCGATGGTGGGTGTGCGCTACACCTTCTAA
- a CDS encoding SulP family inorganic anion transporter produces the protein MFKTIQNQWFSNIRGDLLAGIVVALALIPEAIAFSIIAGVDPKIGLYASFCIAVIIAFTGGRPGMISAATGAMALLMVTLVRDHGLEYLLAATLLTGVLQIGAGYLKLGSLMRFVSRSVVTGFVNALAILIFMAQLPELTNVTWHVYAMTAAGLGIIYLFPYVPVIGKMLPSPLVCIISLTIVAIFWNIDIRTVGDMGQLPDTLPIFLWPDVPLNLETLAIIFPYSAGLAVVGLLESLMTATIVDDLTDTPSDKNRECKGQGIANIGAGLMGGMAGCAMIGQSVINVKSGGRTRLSTLTAGIFLMVLILVLDEWLKQIPMAALVAVMIMVSIGTFSWDSIRNLKKHPLSTNIVMVTTVVVVVATHNLAIGVGVGVLLAAMFFANKIGHFMSVTSTIDESGSERRYQVIGQVFFSSADKFIDSFDFKEALDKVIIDLTKAHFWDITAVGALDKVVLKFRREGAEVEVQGLNEASATIVDRFGVHDKPDAADSIMGGH, from the coding sequence ATGTTCAAAACCATTCAGAACCAGTGGTTTTCGAATATCCGTGGCGATCTGCTCGCGGGTATTGTCGTAGCCCTTGCTCTTATTCCTGAGGCGATAGCCTTCTCGATTATCGCCGGCGTTGATCCGAAAATAGGGCTTTATGCTTCGTTCTGTATTGCCGTGATCATTGCGTTTACTGGTGGTCGTCCTGGCATGATTTCAGCCGCAACCGGTGCAATGGCGTTGTTGATGGTCACCTTAGTGCGCGACCATGGCCTTGAGTATTTATTGGCAGCCACATTATTAACCGGTGTGCTGCAAATTGGGGCAGGGTACTTAAAATTGGGCTCGTTGATGCGGTTTGTGTCGCGCTCGGTGGTAACAGGCTTCGTTAATGCGCTCGCTATTTTGATTTTTATGGCGCAACTACCTGAGCTTACGAACGTCACTTGGCATGTGTACGCTATGACTGCGGCAGGGCTGGGCATTATTTACCTATTCCCGTACGTGCCTGTCATCGGCAAGATGTTGCCGTCGCCGTTGGTGTGCATTATTTCGCTAACGATTGTGGCGATTTTCTGGAATATCGACATTCGTACCGTTGGTGATATGGGCCAGCTACCGGATACCTTGCCAATTTTCCTATGGCCTGACGTGCCGCTGAACCTTGAAACCTTAGCCATTATCTTCCCGTACTCTGCTGGTTTGGCTGTGGTTGGTTTGCTCGAATCACTGATGACAGCGACCATCGTTGATGACTTAACCGATACACCAAGTGACAAAAACCGTGAGTGTAAAGGACAGGGTATCGCCAACATCGGTGCTGGTTTGATGGGCGGTATGGCTGGCTGTGCGATGATTGGTCAGTCGGTGATTAACGTGAAATCAGGCGGTCGCACCCGCTTGTCGACGTTAACGGCTGGTATTTTCCTGATGGTCTTGATTCTTGTGCTGGACGAATGGCTCAAGCAAATACCTATGGCAGCGCTGGTTGCTGTGATGATCATGGTCTCCATTGGTACCTTTAGTTGGGATTCCATTCGTAACCTTAAGAAACACCCGCTATCGACCAACATTGTAATGGTCACCACCGTCGTGGTTGTTGTGGCAACTCACAACTTAGCGATTGGCGTTGGCGTGGGTGTATTACTTGCTGCCATGTTCTTCGCGAACAAAATTGGCCACTTTATGAGTGTGACATCAACGATTGATGAATCAGGCAGCGAACGCCGTTATCAGGTGATCGGTCAGGTATTTTTCTCTTCTGCTGATAAGTTTATTGACTCGTTCGACTTTAAAGAAGCGCTGGATAAGGTCATTATTGACCTCACGAAAGCACATTTTTGGGACATCACTGCGGTAGGAGCGCTTGATAAAGTTGTGCTCAAATTCCGTCGCGAGGGCGCTGAAGTCGAGGTGCAGGGGCTCAACGAAGCCAGCGCGACCATCGTCGACCGTTTTGGTGTTCACGATAAACCCGACGCTGCCGACAGCATTATGGGCGGCCATTAG
- a CDS encoding thiol-disulfide oxidoreductase DCC family protein, which translates to MATQLILFYDGGCPLCVKEMKHLKAKDKRQQLKFENIWEVDFAERYPHIDVAEANRILHGQKANGDMIYGLDVTHAAWSAVGRGWMTAMLRWPIVKWFADKGYLFFARNRNGISKLITGKERCLQCSLDE; encoded by the coding sequence GTGGCGACACAACTTATTCTTTTTTACGATGGCGGATGTCCGCTGTGCGTGAAAGAGATGAAGCATTTAAAAGCGAAGGATAAACGGCAGCAACTTAAGTTTGAGAATATTTGGGAAGTTGATTTTGCTGAGCGCTATCCGCATATTGATGTGGCCGAAGCCAACCGCATCTTGCATGGTCAAAAGGCAAATGGTGACATGATTTATGGCTTAGATGTGACCCATGCAGCGTGGTCCGCCGTTGGGCGCGGCTGGATGACGGCAATGCTGCGCTGGCCTATTGTGAAATGGTTTGCGGACAAAGGCTATTTGTTCTTTGCCCGCAATCGTAATGGCATTTCGAAGTTAATCACCGGTAAGGAACGCTGCTTACAGTGTTCTCTTGATGAATAA